A part of Neoarius graeffei isolate fNeoGra1 chromosome 22, fNeoGra1.pri, whole genome shotgun sequence genomic DNA contains:
- the gtf2h4 gene encoding general transcription factor IIH subunit 4: MKLRVQLQCKNLHEYLKELSPDILDRLYNHPATCLAVYRELPSLAKNYVMRMLFLDHPLPQAAVALWVKKDSQKDHDQCVSVLTGLRLWHSQQLQGGLQGIVLNPVFKDNLRIALLGGGKPWADEGASLGPDRHARDIDSLDRYAMERWEVILHFMVGSPSAAVSQDLAQLLSQAGLMKSEAGEAPCITSAGFQFLLLDTASQLWYFTLQYLRTVQSRGMDLVEILSFLFQLSFSTLGRDYSVEGMSESLLMFLQHLREFGLVFQRKRKSRRYYPTRLAITLAAGVTTNPSSSSSSSPALTPSPGTGDSGFIVVETNYRVYAYTSSELQIALVALFTEMLYRFPNVVVAQVTRESVQQAIANGITAQQIIHFLRTRAHPVMLKQTPVLPPTITDQIRLWELERDRLQFTEGVLYNQFLSQADFEVLRDRAQGLGVLVWQNPQHRVMVVTPHGHSEVKRFWKRQKSHT; this comes from the exons ATGAAGCTCCGAGTACAACTGCAATGCAAGAACCTTCATGAATACCTGAAGGAACTGAGTCCAGACATCCTCGACAGACTGTACAACCATCCAGCTACATGTCTCGCTGTTTACAG GGAGCTCCCATCTCTGGCAAAGAATTATGTGATGCGAATGTTGTTCCTGGATCACCCTCTGCCGCAGGCAGCCGTGGCATTatgggtcaaaaaagacagccaAAA GGATCATGaccagtgtgtgtctgtgctgACTGGACTGAGACTGTGGCACAGCCAGCAGCTCCAAGGAGGTCTTCAGGGCATCGTGCTCAACCCTGTGTTTAAGGATAACCTGAGGATTGCACTGCTCGGAGG TGGTAAGCCGTGGGCAGATGAGGGCGCCAGTCTTGGCCCTGATCGGCACGCGCGGGACATAGACAGCCTGGACCGCTATGCCATGGAGCGCTGGGAGGTCATCCTGCACTTCATGGTGGGCTCTCCGAGCGCCGCTGTCAGCCAGGACCTCGCTCAGCTCCTCAGCCAGGCCGGCCTCATGAAGAG TGAGGCTGGTGAAGCGCCGTGCATCACTTCAGCTGGGTTTCAGTTTCTGCTCCTGGACACCGCCTCTCAGCTGTGGTACTTCACCCTGCAGTACCTCAGAACAGTGCAG TCTAGAGGGATGGATCTCGTGGAGATTCTTTCCTTCCTGTTCCAGCTGAGTTTCTCCACTCTTGGCAGG GACTATTCCGTTGAGGGCATGAGCGAGTCTCTACTGATGTTTCTGCAGCACTTACGAGAGTTCGGCTTGGTTTTCCAAAGAAAG AGGAAATCGAGGAGGTACTACCCCACTAGACTGGCCATAACACTGGCTGCAGGAGTCACGACCAACCCTTCATCCTCCTCATCCTCTTCTCCTGCCTTGACTCCTTCTCCAGGAACAGGAGACTCTGGTTTCATTGTGGTGGAAACCAACTATCGTGTGTACGCTTATACAA GCTCTGAGTTGCAGATCGCTCTGGTCGCGCTCTTCACTGAGATGCTGTATCGGTTTCCAAACGTGGTTGTCGCACAGGTCACCAGAGAGTCTGTACAACAGGCTATTGCTAACGGCATCACCGCACAACAG ATCATCCACTTCCTGAGGACCAGGGCACATCCTGTTATGCTCAAACAG ACTCCAGTACTTCCTCCGACCATCACGGACCAGATCAGACTGTGGGAGCTTGAAAGAGATCGACTGCAGTTTACAGAAG GTGTATTGTACAACCAGTTCCTGTCACAGGCTGATTTTGAGGTTCTCCGGGATAGAGCTCAG